One genomic region from Lycorma delicatula isolate Av1 chromosome 1, ASM4794821v1, whole genome shotgun sequence encodes:
- the LOC142317465 gene encoding uncharacterized protein LOC142317465, producing the protein MSELNSKDLLIPDSEVFYLPHHAVFKETSLTTKLRVVFDGSAKSSNGLSLNDTLIIGPKVQQDLFSIILRFRVHNYVITSDITKMYRQILVTQDSNLQRILWRENPEQDLKHYALRTVT; encoded by the coding sequence ATGTCTGAACTTAATTCAAAGGATTTATTGATACCTGACTCAGAAGTTTTTTATCTACCTCATCATGCTGTTTTCAAGGAAACAAGCTTGACAACCAAACTAAGAGTTGTGTTTGACGGCTCAGCCAAATCCAGCAATGGTCTATCTCTAAATGATACACTAATCATAGGACCTAAGGTCCAACAagacttattttcaataattttaagatttagagTCCATAATTATGTTATCACATCTGATATCACAAAAATGTACAGACAGATTCTAGTTACTCAGGACAGTAATTTGCAAAGAATACTGTGGCGTGAAAACCCTGAACAAGACTTAAAGCATTATGCCTTAAGAACAGTTACTTAA